In the genome of Methylophaga nitratireducenticrescens, one region contains:
- a CDS encoding SMR family transporter, producing the protein MSYLTLLMILASVMLSVAAQLSLKAGMGRLIFPETWVSFETAGLVLNRFVILGLFCYGMSMVFWLYVLTKVEVSRAYPFVGLGFVGTMLFAHFLLHEPITIQKLIGTMLVVSGVFLLAR; encoded by the coding sequence ATGAGTTATCTTACGTTATTAATGATTTTAGCCAGCGTAATGTTATCGGTTGCCGCTCAATTGTCTTTAAAAGCTGGGATGGGGAGACTAATCTTTCCTGAAACGTGGGTCTCATTTGAAACTGCCGGGCTGGTTTTGAATCGGTTCGTGATATTGGGTTTATTTTGTTATGGCATGAGTATGGTGTTTTGGCTTTACGTTTTAACAAAAGTAGAAGTGAGCCGAGCCTATCCTTTTGTTGGACTTGGTTTCGTTGGCACAATGCTTTTTGCTCACTTTTTATTACATGAACCGATCACTATTCAAAAATTGATTGGCACAATGCTTGTTGTTTCTGGTGTATTTCTGCTTGCCCGATAA
- a CDS encoding glycosyltransferase family 2 protein yields MSYLLVSPCRNEAAYMRITLDSVVNQTVQPDSWVIVDDGSTDQTPNILAEYTEKYPFIKVITRENRGHRSVGPGVIEAFYHGYDQVDVSQFDYVCKLDLDLDLPPRYFETLIERMQQNPRIGTCSGKAYFRDKKTGDLISEKCGDEMSVGMTKFYRRTCFEAIGGFVRQVMWDGIDCHKCRQLGWIAVSWDEPDLRFIHLRPMGSSQQGIVTGRMRHGFGQYFMGTGLTYMTASSIFRMLHPPYFLGGAAMWWGYMKSLLQRKPRFEDKELVKFINKYQWQCLLKGKARATEELNQQRATVWKNV; encoded by the coding sequence ATGAGTTATTTACTAGTTTCTCCATGTAGGAACGAAGCCGCGTATATGCGCATTACTTTGGATAGCGTGGTGAATCAAACGGTGCAGCCAGACTCCTGGGTTATTGTGGATGATGGCTCTACTGATCAAACGCCAAATATTCTGGCTGAATATACAGAAAAGTATCCATTTATAAAAGTTATTACTCGTGAAAACCGAGGTCATCGCAGTGTAGGGCCTGGTGTTATTGAGGCATTTTATCATGGCTATGATCAGGTGGATGTTTCTCAATTTGATTATGTTTGTAAGCTGGATTTGGATCTGGATTTACCACCCAGATACTTTGAAACGTTGATCGAACGTATGCAGCAGAATCCCCGGATTGGCACATGTAGTGGCAAGGCCTATTTTCGTGATAAAAAAACCGGTGATTTGATAAGCGAAAAATGTGGTGATGAAATGTCGGTGGGGATGACCAAGTTTTATCGACGCACCTGTTTTGAAGCAATTGGTGGATTTGTTCGTCAGGTTATGTGGGATGGCATTGATTGTCATAAATGTCGTCAGCTAGGCTGGATTGCAGTAAGTTGGGATGAGCCTGATTTACGCTTTATTCATTTACGGCCAATGGGATCAAGCCAGCAAGGTATTGTTACTGGGCGCATGCGTCATGGATTTGGTCAATATTTTATGGGAACCGGCCTTACCTACATGACAGCATCATCGATCTTTCGAATGTTGCATCCTCCCTATTTTCTTGGCGGTGCGGCCATGTGGTGGGGCTATATGAAAAGCCTGCTGCAACGTAAACCACGGTTTGAAGATAAAGAACTGGTCAAGTTCATTAATAAGTATCAATGGCAGTGTTTGTTGAAAGGGAAGGCAAGAGCTACTGAAGAATTAAATCAGCAACGCGCCACTGTCTGGAAAAACGTTTAA
- a CDS encoding glycosyltransferase family 4 protein — MNLAYLTTEYPAVSHTFIRREIIELEKRGHNVQRFSIRQASKCIDEQDIIEQQKTIYLLTSNKLKMLLTTFFLFLKSPVRSFNTLKKLFLFSRRSERGHIRHIAYFVEACVLLKYLLDNNLKHIHVHFGTNATAVAYAVRLLSGKKITYSFTIHGPDEFDAPIGLSLKEKAIEASFVVAISNYCASQVKRWIPVSSWPKVQVVGCTVDSYFMGDESVDYADTKTFICVGRLSAQKGHFILIDALEILINEGIECQLVLAGDGELRGEIEAYITQKKLDKYVTITGWVTGNDVRNLILSARAMVLPSFAEGLPVVIMESFILNRPVITTHIAGIPELVKNGENGWLITPNDSVQLAEVMSKSLNMTADELLEMGKRGYSAVTSNHLVSTEIPKLERALATIH, encoded by the coding sequence ATGAACTTGGCCTATCTGACGACGGAGTACCCAGCAGTTAGTCATACTTTTATCAGGCGTGAGATTATCGAGCTTGAAAAGCGAGGTCATAATGTTCAACGGTTTTCTATAAGACAAGCATCAAAATGTATTGATGAGCAAGATATTATTGAGCAGCAAAAAACAATTTATCTACTAACGAGCAATAAGCTAAAAATGTTACTAACAACATTTTTTTTGTTTTTGAAATCCCCTGTTAGAAGTTTTAATACTTTAAAAAAACTGTTCTTGTTTAGTCGACGTAGTGAGCGAGGACATATTAGACATATTGCATACTTTGTTGAGGCTTGTGTACTCTTAAAGTATCTATTAGATAATAATTTAAAACATATTCATGTTCATTTTGGAACTAACGCTACTGCCGTGGCGTATGCTGTCCGGCTTTTGAGTGGGAAAAAAATTACATATTCTTTTACTATCCACGGCCCAGACGAGTTTGATGCTCCTATCGGTTTAAGTTTGAAAGAAAAAGCCATAGAAGCCTCTTTTGTGGTTGCGATATCAAATTATTGTGCATCACAAGTGAAGCGTTGGATTCCAGTTTCCAGCTGGCCAAAAGTGCAGGTAGTTGGGTGCACTGTTGACTCGTACTTTATGGGGGATGAAAGTGTTGATTACGCCGATACCAAGACTTTTATATGTGTTGGTAGGTTATCGGCACAAAAAGGCCATTTTATACTGATCGATGCGCTTGAAATACTTATAAATGAAGGAATAGAGTGCCAACTTGTGCTGGCTGGTGATGGTGAGTTGAGGGGAGAGATTGAAGCGTATATCACTCAAAAAAAACTTGATAAATATGTGACTATTACAGGCTGGGTGACGGGCAATGATGTTAGAAATTTGATTCTTTCAGCTAGAGCGATGGTGTTACCCAGTTTTGCAGAAGGGCTGCCTGTTGTGATTATGGAGTCATTTATTCTTAATCGACCCGTAATAACTACGCATATAGCTGGTATCCCTGAGCTGGTAAAGAATGGTGAGAATGGCTGGCTGATCACGCCAAATGATTCTGTGCAACTGGCTGAAGTAATGAGTAAATCACTTAATATGACCGCAGATGAGCTGTTAGAAATGGGTAAGCGCGGTTATTCTGCAGTAACATCAAATCATTTGGTAAGCACTGAAATTCCAAAGCTGGAGCGGGCGCTGGCTACCATTCATTAA
- the asnB gene encoding asparagine synthase (glutamine-hydrolyzing) gives MCGIVGAIGFVDNFISEKIHLMNELQKHRGPDGEGVWEHKLTQKNQGVIFGHRRLAIIDLSQDGHQPMIDVVSGNAITFNGEIYNYRSLRDELVAQGESFKTKTDTEVLLVAYRHWGESFVGKLRGMFAFALWDASKDEVIFCRDRLGIKPLYYYEKQDQNRTLLFSSELRTLLKSGLVPRKLNPESMQSYLWNGFVASKESTIIKDIKTLSPGFSMRVSASSGEIISKYKFWSLPKSSSSPQSTVSRVSTVFEETMQLHMLSDVSLGIFLSGGVDSSAVAAVAKSQADTQVSTYNLSFDEALFDEAKYARQVAQSLGTDHHEIKLTQSDFNQNFTAAFESIDQPTFDGINTFFISKAIKDAGITVALAGTGGDELFGGYSSFREVPKITQVGNIINHVPECLANLTAGAWNKIMELKYGSVPPQTRWGKLADLIRVKGNTIGAYQTSYSLFTSEFQNKLSAQKSENIKFGVDKALYATLSEDIVNCSTLESISNLELNMFIEQRLMRDTDAASMATSLEVRVPLLDHVFIESVAGLSPETRYQPLGKKQVLRDLAARYINPDIFERPKSGFVLPLDVWCKSSMEEKISELFNDKDLCSSIGLNSSLLYELLVAFKRNQAGIYWTRIWSIYILLAWCKKNQVSLY, from the coding sequence ATGTGTGGAATTGTGGGTGCAATAGGCTTTGTAGATAATTTTATCTCAGAAAAAATTCATTTAATGAATGAATTACAAAAGCACCGGGGACCAGATGGGGAAGGTGTTTGGGAGCATAAGCTTACCCAAAAAAATCAAGGCGTTATTTTTGGTCATCGGCGTTTAGCTATCATTGACTTGAGTCAAGACGGACATCAGCCAATGATTGATGTGGTTTCTGGAAACGCTATTACCTTTAATGGTGAAATTTATAATTATCGGTCTTTAAGAGATGAACTTGTTGCTCAAGGTGAGTCCTTTAAAACCAAAACGGATACTGAAGTTCTTTTGGTTGCATATCGACACTGGGGTGAAAGCTTTGTTGGAAAATTAAGGGGGATGTTTGCTTTTGCGCTATGGGATGCCAGTAAAGATGAAGTCATATTTTGTCGTGATAGGCTAGGTATAAAGCCTCTCTATTATTACGAGAAGCAAGATCAAAATAGAACGCTGTTATTTTCTTCTGAGTTGAGAACACTGTTAAAAAGTGGTCTTGTGCCTAGAAAATTAAATCCAGAAAGTATGCAAAGTTATCTTTGGAATGGGTTTGTTGCGTCTAAAGAGTCAACCATTATCAAGGATATAAAAACGCTGTCTCCCGGGTTCAGCATGAGGGTTTCTGCTTCTTCAGGTGAAATTATTTCTAAGTATAAATTTTGGAGTCTCCCAAAAAGTTCCTCTTCACCTCAGTCAACGGTTAGTCGTGTTTCAACGGTTTTTGAAGAAACCATGCAATTGCATATGCTGAGCGATGTTTCACTTGGAATTTTTTTATCTGGTGGGGTTGATTCAAGTGCGGTTGCAGCAGTTGCTAAGAGCCAGGCCGATACACAGGTTTCAACATATAACCTGTCTTTTGATGAAGCATTATTTGACGAAGCAAAGTATGCAAGGCAAGTTGCGCAGTCATTAGGCACCGACCATCACGAAATTAAATTAACCCAATCCGATTTTAATCAGAACTTTACAGCAGCATTTGAGAGTATTGATCAACCAACATTTGATGGAATCAATACTTTTTTTATTAGTAAGGCAATTAAAGACGCAGGAATCACGGTCGCTCTGGCAGGAACTGGAGGCGATGAATTATTCGGTGGTTATTCCAGTTTTAGAGAAGTCCCCAAGATTACACAAGTGGGGAACATCATTAATCATGTACCAGAATGTTTGGCTAATTTAACAGCAGGTGCGTGGAATAAAATTATGGAATTAAAGTATGGCTCAGTGCCGCCACAGACAAGGTGGGGAAAGTTGGCTGATTTGATTAGAGTTAAAGGCAATACGATAGGGGCTTATCAAACTTCTTATTCACTATTTACCAGTGAATTTCAAAATAAGCTTTCAGCTCAAAAATCAGAGAATATTAAGTTTGGGGTAGATAAGGCTCTATATGCGACTTTATCTGAAGACATCGTTAATTGTTCAACTTTAGAATCAATTTCTAATCTTGAGCTAAACATGTTTATTGAACAGCGATTGATGAGGGACACAGATGCTGCGAGTATGGCGACATCACTTGAAGTAAGAGTACCTCTACTAGACCACGTATTCATTGAGTCAGTTGCAGGTTTATCTCCAGAAACGAGATACCAACCTCTTGGAAAAAAACAAGTGTTAAGAGATCTTGCTGCTCGATATATAAATCCTGATATCTTTGAGCGACCCAAATCAGGCTTTGTATTACCTTTGGATGTTTGGTGTAAAAGCTCAATGGAAGAGAAAATTTCAGAATTATTTAATGATAAGGATTTGTGTTCATCAATAGGGTTAAATTCTTCATTGCTCTATGAGCTACTAGTAGCATTTAAAAGAAATCAAGCTGGTATATATTGGACTAGAATCTGGTCCATTTATATTTTGTTGGCATGGTGTAAAAAGAACCAAGTTTCTTTGTACTAA
- a CDS encoding polysaccharide biosynthesis/export family protein: protein MEFRQLFRTSLTLLGLAFIITGCAPGNISNRDIALKPLSLEKDMILDESSEVSVYKAQYRIATGDVIEVKYPFRPEFNDEYTVRTDGRISLPFIGSILAAGKTPEEVQLLINDLYSDWMADEPDIEKNKEYRIQVYDQIEIKFPYHSDFDELVIVRPDGKISLPLVGSLFVEDKTPEQLNKELKEAYEEHLLQPNLVVIIREFSENNFYLNGVKTRAKVKGLEDIVVVVRDETPMQVFVGGEVQLPGFFPYTGPVTALQAIIMAGGNRDTGEMRQVAIIRKGSNGENPKLMLRNLNPQISSNDDSDMPVTLAALGDVTLQPNDIVIVPKSNIAKVNNYLDQYLYTLIPALRNSSFGFIYNLNPVDKFENVNTGQ, encoded by the coding sequence ATGGAGTTTCGTCAATTATTTCGAACCAGTCTTACACTTCTGGGGCTGGCTTTTATCATTACCGGATGTGCTCCTGGAAATATTTCCAACCGTGATATCGCTCTCAAACCACTCTCGCTTGAAAAAGACATGATCCTGGATGAGTCATCTGAAGTATCTGTTTATAAAGCTCAATACCGAATCGCAACGGGTGATGTAATAGAAGTTAAGTATCCTTTCAGACCCGAGTTTAATGATGAATACACAGTAAGAACCGATGGAAGAATATCATTACCATTTATTGGTTCTATTCTTGCCGCAGGGAAAACTCCTGAAGAAGTACAACTCCTGATCAATGACTTGTATTCGGATTGGATGGCGGATGAACCGGATATTGAAAAGAATAAAGAATACCGCATTCAAGTATATGACCAGATAGAAATCAAGTTTCCCTATCACTCAGATTTTGATGAACTTGTTATAGTCAGACCAGATGGCAAGATTTCATTGCCTCTGGTTGGCAGTTTATTTGTTGAAGATAAAACTCCTGAACAACTAAACAAGGAATTAAAGGAGGCTTACGAGGAGCATCTCCTGCAGCCTAATTTAGTCGTCATAATTCGCGAATTCAGTGAAAATAACTTTTATTTAAATGGTGTCAAAACCAGAGCAAAGGTTAAAGGCCTTGAAGACATCGTTGTGGTTGTAAGAGATGAAACACCCATGCAGGTTTTTGTCGGTGGTGAAGTGCAACTACCAGGCTTTTTTCCTTACACGGGGCCTGTAACAGCATTGCAGGCGATTATCATGGCTGGTGGCAACAGAGACACGGGTGAAATGCGCCAAGTTGCCATTATTCGCAAAGGCAGTAATGGCGAGAATCCAAAATTGATGTTACGTAACCTCAATCCTCAAATTTCTTCCAATGATGATAGTGATATGCCTGTTACTTTAGCCGCTTTGGGCGATGTGACCTTACAGCCCAACGATATTGTTATAGTACCAAAATCGAATATTGCCAAGGTTAACAACTATCTGGATCAATATCTCTACACGTTAATTCCGGCATTAAGGAACAGCTCATTTGGATTTATTTACAATCTTAATCCTGTAGATAAGTTCGAAAATGTGAATACAGGCCAATAA
- a CDS encoding GumC family protein, translating into MEPIFSSAEKEHQSSFSRRDLFNIVFKHKYVILITFLLVSILVWWGIFSLPPVYTSTGKVLIKTEQQGNPMFFSGVAAYQEQQQSDPVNRKMETEMQLVEARPIAEQVVEELQLGYWDVYHKPYVHLLRPVADFYDEIMLEKFGIPTDPEKRGFSDTVTELIKSISIAPVKSKSSETTSNIVQLELKAPSAELSTVVLQKIMEVYRDHDIRIKQEAAERAYSIVEAKTTDAYLDLIAAQENLEKLLSNQANNSIKNTITTPGDTATIALLKEQLIEREKELTDASVIYKPGSERIANIQKAIRELKARISAESNQFAETDTRLITLEREVTSAETVYLELKKRMSQIELYMEMNERRLGNRIIVEPAIKPRESSWKKDIVLAVLGSFAGLVLGLGMAGFREYMDHTVNSKDQVNRLFGMDVLGTVDWIDKLPEKNIPDLTGWRLLHETFSH; encoded by the coding sequence GTGGAACCGATTTTCAGCAGTGCAGAAAAGGAACACCAGAGTTCTTTCAGTCGGCGTGATCTTTTCAATATTGTTTTCAAACATAAATATGTCATTCTGATTACTTTTTTGCTGGTCAGTATTTTAGTCTGGTGGGGTATTTTCTCTTTGCCACCTGTTTATACCTCTACCGGTAAAGTCCTGATTAAGACAGAGCAACAGGGTAACCCGATGTTTTTTTCCGGAGTCGCCGCTTATCAGGAACAGCAGCAGTCGGATCCCGTTAACCGTAAAATGGAAACCGAAATGCAATTGGTTGAAGCGAGACCGATTGCTGAACAAGTTGTAGAAGAATTGCAATTGGGATATTGGGACGTATATCACAAACCTTATGTGCATTTACTTCGTCCTGTTGCGGATTTTTATGACGAAATCATGCTGGAAAAATTTGGTATTCCCACTGATCCAGAGAAACGAGGATTCAGTGATACGGTCACTGAGTTAATAAAAAGTATTTCAATTGCACCTGTGAAAAGTAAAAGTTCAGAAACAACTTCTAATATCGTGCAGTTAGAGCTCAAAGCACCGAGTGCTGAATTATCAACCGTAGTTCTGCAAAAAATCATGGAGGTTTATCGTGATCACGATATCCGTATTAAGCAGGAAGCCGCTGAACGCGCATACAGTATAGTCGAAGCTAAAACTACTGATGCTTACCTTGATTTGATTGCTGCACAGGAAAATTTAGAAAAGCTACTGTCGAATCAGGCGAATAACTCGATTAAAAACACCATAACTACGCCAGGGGATACCGCTACAATCGCTTTGTTAAAGGAACAATTGATTGAGCGAGAAAAAGAACTGACTGATGCCAGCGTGATATACAAACCGGGCAGCGAGCGAATTGCGAACATTCAAAAAGCGATCAGAGAACTTAAAGCTCGTATTAGTGCTGAGAGTAATCAATTTGCTGAGACGGATACACGATTAATTACCTTAGAGCGTGAAGTGACGTCGGCTGAAACGGTTTACCTGGAACTGAAAAAACGTATGTCGCAAATCGAACTCTATATGGAAATGAATGAGCGTCGACTGGGAAATCGCATTATTGTCGAGCCGGCAATTAAACCCCGGGAATCGAGCTGGAAAAAGGATATTGTTTTAGCTGTGTTAGGCTCTTTTGCCGGTTTGGTGTTGGGCTTAGGTATGGCAGGATTTCGTGAATATATGGATCATACTGTTAACAGCAAGGATCAGGTCAACCGGTTATTCGGTATGGATGTTTTGGGAACGGTGGACTGGATCGATAAGCTGCCAGAAAAAAATATTCCCGACCTGACAGGATGGAGACTTCTGCATGAAACTTTCTCGCACTGA
- a CDS encoding CpsD/CapB family tyrosine-protein kinase: MKLSRTESTFQKMTIRLLSRLEKSAVPSQHGKVVYVTSAGDQEGKSFISASLASHAASITDNRVLLIDANMESPTLHHFFDANEEAGLSDVLIDKEWQSIPYQTTDLDNLFLLSGGGQRRPGLLFKQHVMDAFLNTVKSQYDLIIVDSASIIRSGANSLANLADGIVIVIDASATRKQVLDFALGELNVSEDKILGAVLNKKLRYIPRFIYDRA; encoded by the coding sequence ATGAAACTTTCTCGCACTGAATCCACGTTCCAGAAAATGACCATTCGTTTGTTGTCACGGTTGGAGAAAAGTGCTGTTCCATCACAACATGGAAAGGTGGTCTATGTCACCAGTGCTGGTGATCAGGAAGGTAAATCGTTTATCTCTGCTTCATTAGCAAGCCATGCAGCTTCGATCACGGATAATCGTGTATTGTTGATTGATGCCAATATGGAGTCTCCAACATTACATCATTTTTTTGATGCGAATGAAGAGGCTGGTTTATCAGATGTCTTAATAGATAAAGAGTGGCAATCAATTCCTTATCAAACAACTGATCTGGATAATTTGTTCCTACTGTCTGGAGGAGGGCAAAGACGTCCCGGGTTGTTATTTAAACAGCATGTTATGGATGCGTTTTTAAACACCGTTAAAAGCCAGTATGACCTGATAATTGTCGACTCAGCAAGCATAATTCGAAGCGGTGCCAATAGCCTTGCCAATCTTGCAGATGGGATTGTGATTGTGATTGATGCCAGTGCCACTCGAAAGCAGGTTTTGGATTTTGCATTAGGTGAATTAAACGTTTCCGAAGACAAAATTCTTGGTGCGGTGCTAAACAAGAAGCTTCGCTATATTCCTCGTTTTATATACGATAGGGCCTAG
- a CDS encoding O-antigen ligase family protein codes for MDNPASRIQHYPLWYLPLAGIFALIYVSLSALSFTWIVLLFLALCFAAGAFWFKDIQNVLFFGFVFTSSISLTKALIVEGGIYTPGLSVTLSDIFLIPLLFLWLFDKKIVHGEKIYWSKLHFLPLIFLLWSWATMAISEDKLAGFFLCISFTKYFVIFVFFADYVKTPRQIRLIFYAFGLAMCVHFMMMFLELMVGNIIDLQGAKTTTTGTSLVFAEAGGVHAFRPSGFMGHPNALADLMVFLLPPMLMMLILGQSKIGNVRWMAILGLFVFGIIALLLTLSRAGWISFTAAVLFMLFIGYKRGVVMRKYINMLFVIGGISIIIAVMVFPTIYLRITESDERSSESRLAMMHQAALIIQRNPVVGVGIGGYNRAARANIPEFFAHLSPWFQDELLKGVVHNKYLLVMAEMGAIGLIIFVLMLWRFIMIVPNDRQWSDPVLFALALGVTASIFGQSIFYLFDHFYADQRITLSYLFFGLLTALLKIKTVQNRDLITTSKNVSH; via the coding sequence ATGGATAATCCAGCAAGTCGCATACAGCATTACCCTCTTTGGTATCTGCCTTTGGCAGGTATCTTTGCACTTATATATGTCAGTTTAAGTGCGCTCAGTTTTACCTGGATTGTGTTACTTTTTCTGGCGCTTTGTTTTGCGGCAGGGGCATTCTGGTTTAAAGATATTCAAAACGTTCTTTTTTTTGGGTTTGTTTTTACCAGTTCGATTTCATTGACGAAAGCGTTGATTGTGGAAGGAGGGATTTATACTCCGGGTCTTTCAGTAACGTTGTCTGATATTTTCTTGATCCCACTATTATTTTTATGGCTTTTTGATAAAAAAATTGTACATGGAGAAAAAATTTATTGGAGTAAACTGCATTTTTTACCATTGATTTTTCTCTTGTGGTCATGGGCAACGATGGCGATATCAGAAGACAAACTTGCCGGTTTTTTTCTATGTATCAGCTTTACCAAGTATTTTGTTATTTTCGTTTTTTTTGCTGATTATGTAAAAACCCCACGTCAAATCCGGTTGATTTTCTATGCGTTTGGATTAGCTATGTGTGTCCATTTCATGATGATGTTTCTAGAACTTATGGTGGGTAATATTATTGATCTCCAGGGAGCAAAAACTACAACAACTGGTACCAGTTTGGTCTTTGCTGAGGCTGGAGGTGTGCATGCTTTTAGACCTTCGGGTTTTATGGGACATCCAAATGCACTGGCTGATTTAATGGTTTTTTTATTGCCTCCCATGCTGATGATGCTGATACTGGGGCAAAGTAAGATTGGTAATGTTCGATGGATGGCTATATTAGGGCTCTTTGTTTTTGGCATTATCGCACTGTTATTGACACTCTCCCGAGCAGGCTGGATATCGTTTACTGCGGCTGTTTTGTTCATGCTATTTATCGGCTACAAACGCGGTGTTGTTATGCGTAAATACATTAATATGCTCTTTGTTATTGGTGGCATTTCAATAATCATAGCCGTTATGGTTTTTCCTACGATTTATTTACGTATCACAGAGAGTGACGAACGATCTTCTGAGTCCAGATTGGCAATGATGCATCAGGCGGCTTTGATTATTCAGCGAAATCCTGTTGTGGGGGTCGGTATTGGTGGTTATAACCGTGCAGCTCGTGCCAATATACCGGAATTTTTTGCTCACTTAAGTCCGTGGTTTCAGGATGAGTTACTAAAAGGGGTAGTTCACAATAAATATTTGTTAGTCATGGCGGAAATGGGAGCTATCGGTTTGATCATTTTTGTGCTGATGCTCTGGCGCTTCATAATGATTGTACCGAACGATCGTCAGTGGTCAGACCCCGTACTTTTTGCTCTTGCTCTGGGCGTTACCGCGAGTATCTTTGGGCAAAGTATTTTTTATCTTTTTGATCATTTTTATGCTGATCAACGCATTACGCTCAGTTATTTGTTTTTTGGTTTACTTACTGCGTTGTTAAAAATTAAAACAGTGCAAAACCGTGATTTAATAACCACTTCAAAAAATGTGAGCCATTAG
- a CDS encoding oligosaccharide flippase family protein — MSINLKKIIKNFFSVSMMRLATAMLSFVLFTILARNWGAEMLGEFSTLFTYFMFILQLPLLGLHIVLARRVATEPDTISLQFTNALAIAMPVSLGLMLLIGGIGLNLYPESMHNAFWLVGLSSLPMAFAVAAEAVLTGKENMHVIAWVNIIETVLRVVICLILVWMGYGVTALFLAFLGAKLLAVFIYWFRGGLKDEFEINFFNLTEIIAYLRQSPMFFGILILSVGIGRFDFIFLSLLASMQDVGMYSPPFKIYEMGLMVPSVLTLVLFPVFSRMFTDSQKNFEQLYQTMFQVTFIFGLPLVLILALSADWIVPLIFGSGYVAGSGVLQILAFAILFIAMDQVLTVVVLAAHRESLELKILCVSFAVYLIMLLVLIHFMSFYGAALATLLTTLFKFILRYVWLYREMSLPSVLGVLFKPLIAGGLMLGCVVLLKPISGLFIALFCSFIFYWLILFLTKAVSAKQLQSLKQLMVR; from the coding sequence ATGAGCATCAATCTGAAAAAAATTATTAAAAACTTTTTTTCAGTCTCAATGATGCGTCTGGCAACTGCAATGCTTTCATTCGTTTTGTTTACCATTTTGGCTCGGAATTGGGGGGCTGAAATGTTGGGTGAATTCAGTACCTTATTCACGTATTTTATGTTCATTCTTCAGCTTCCACTTTTGGGGTTACATATTGTCCTTGCTAGGCGAGTGGCAACTGAACCGGACACAATAAGTTTGCAGTTTACCAATGCATTGGCAATTGCCATGCCTGTTTCATTAGGGTTAATGCTATTGATCGGGGGGATTGGGTTAAATCTTTATCCTGAAAGTATGCATAACGCTTTTTGGCTTGTAGGGTTATCCAGTTTGCCAATGGCTTTTGCTGTTGCTGCTGAAGCCGTGTTGACCGGAAAAGAGAATATGCATGTTATTGCCTGGGTCAATATTATCGAAACGGTTCTCAGGGTCGTTATCTGTTTAATACTGGTATGGATGGGGTATGGCGTCACTGCCTTATTTTTAGCTTTTTTGGGCGCGAAGCTTCTGGCTGTTTTCATTTATTGGTTTAGAGGTGGTTTGAAAGATGAATTTGAGATAAATTTTTTTAATCTCACAGAGATCATTGCATATCTACGACAAAGCCCAATGTTTTTTGGGATTTTGATTTTATCCGTCGGTATTGGTCGTTTTGATTTTATTTTTCTGTCATTGCTGGCGAGCATGCAGGATGTGGGGATGTATTCTCCTCCGTTTAAAATTTATGAGATGGGACTGATGGTTCCAAGTGTACTGACATTGGTGTTATTTCCAGTATTTTCTCGCATGTTTACGGATTCACAAAAGAACTTCGAACAGCTTTACCAGACAATGTTTCAGGTCACGTTTATATTTGGACTTCCTTTAGTACTCATTTTAGCGTTGTCGGCAGATTGGATTGTACCGTTGATTTTTGGATCAGGATATGTGGCTGGCTCTGGCGTGTTGCAAATTCTGGCTTTTGCAATCTTATTTATCGCGATGGATCAAGTTCTTACCGTAGTGGTGCTTGCGGCTCATCGTGAAAGCCTTGAGTTGAAAATTCTCTGCGTTAGTTTCGCTGTTTATCTCATAATGCTTTTGGTTCTCATTCATTTTATGAGTTTTTATGGGGCTGCACTTGCGACATTATTGACGACTCTTTTTAAATTCATATTACGTTACGTATGGCTTTACAGGGAAATGTCACTGCCCTCTGTACTGGGGGTGTTGTTCAAGCCGTTAATTGCCGGTGGTCTGATGCTTGGCTGTGTTGTGTTGTTGAAACCAATCAGTGGACTGTTTATTGCGTTATTTTGCTCGTTTATCTTTTATTGGTTGATCTTGTTTTTGACTAAGGCTGTTTCAGCGAAACAATTACAGTCCCTTAAGCAGTTAATGGTGAGGTGA